The proteins below come from a single Oryzomicrobium terrae genomic window:
- the gap gene encoding type I glyceraldehyde-3-phosphate dehydrogenase, with protein MAIKVAINGFGRIGRCTLRAIYEQGLQNEFDVVAINASGDLATNAHLLKYDTTHGRFGTSVETEGENCIIIDGKKIPFYSTKDPKGVDWAKHGVDVLLECTGAYTSKAKAVALLEQGAKRVLISAPGGDDVDGTVVMGVNEAVLKADMTVVSNASCTTNCLAPVAKVLAENIGIKQGLMTTIHAYTNDQVTVDVRHKDLRRARAAAANIIPTKTGAAKAVGLVLPQLVGKFDGFSLRVPTINVSLVDLTFTSERPTTKEEINALMTAAANGPLKGILAVNNEPLVSSDFNHTTVSSTFDATQTRVIKGEDGSTLVKVLAWYDNEWGYSCRMLDAARAWMAAK; from the coding sequence ATGGCTATCAAGGTTGCCATCAACGGTTTTGGCCGCATCGGTCGCTGCACCCTGCGTGCGATCTATGAACAGGGCCTGCAGAACGAGTTCGACGTGGTCGCCATCAACGCCTCCGGCGATCTGGCCACCAACGCCCACCTGCTCAAGTACGACACCACCCATGGCCGCTTTGGCACCTCCGTCGAAACCGAGGGTGAAAACTGCATCATCATCGACGGCAAGAAGATTCCCTTCTACTCCACCAAGGACCCCAAGGGCGTGGACTGGGCCAAGCACGGCGTGGACGTGCTGCTGGAGTGCACCGGTGCCTACACCTCCAAGGCCAAGGCCGTGGCCCTGCTGGAACAGGGCGCCAAGCGCGTGCTGATCTCCGCCCCGGGCGGCGACGACGTGGATGGCACTGTGGTGATGGGGGTCAATGAAGCCGTGCTCAAGGCCGACATGACCGTGGTCTCCAACGCCTCCTGTACCACCAACTGCTTGGCCCCCGTGGCCAAGGTGCTGGCCGAGAATATCGGTATCAAGCAGGGCTTGATGACCACCATCCACGCCTACACCAACGACCAGGTGACCGTGGACGTGCGCCACAAGGACCTGCGCCGCGCCCGCGCCGCCGCCGCCAACATCATCCCCACCAAGACCGGCGCCGCCAAGGCCGTCGGCCTGGTGCTGCCCCAACTGGTGGGCAAGTTCGACGGCTTCTCGCTGCGCGTGCCGACCATCAACGTCTCTCTGGTGGACCTGACCTTCACCTCCGAGCGTCCCACCACCAAGGAAGAGATCAACGCGCTGATGACCGCCGCCGCCAACGGCCCCCTCAAGGGCATTCTGGCGGTGAACAACGAGCCCCTCGTTTCTTCCGACTTCAACCACACCACCGTCTCCTCCACCTTCGACGCCACCCAGACCCGGGTCATCAAGGGCGAAGACGGCTCCACCCTGGTGAAAGTGCTGGCCTGGTACGACAACGAGTGGGGCTACTCCTGCCGCATGCTCGACGCCGCCCGCGCCTGGATGGCCGCCAAGTAA
- a CDS encoding cache domain-containing protein, whose amino-acid sequence MDKIRATTQPDYVVSRSEASVRPSAEGRLRRKILLLAVVPLVIACISIALAIRQQGEALAREEAAAVAPVLNAMKEAELKHYMELARAAIAPIYDSGRNDAAAQQQVKDVLSRLAFGVDGYFFVYDQNGNNLMHPRQPELVGRNLWELRDPNGTPTIQRLLARAKGGGGYEPYLWERPTTRRMEQKLGYVIPLERWGWMIGTGIYLDDVDEALKRIHRESVRQIDTNLQVVAAIAVVAALLVGVAGLALNISEHRLADVKLRTLARQVVSSQEEERARLSRELHDGVSQMLVSVKFFLESARSRLAQGPERAAEATPLLERGITRLNEILGEVRRISHALRPALLDDLGLAAALDHLGRDFADRTGLTVSVSHRGSGGELPEAVVTALFRVAQEALSNVERHAGATSVSIETTQDALGLRLSIRDDGQGFDVAGVEQHPRSGIGLRNMRERLAALRGTLSIESGASGTELSVFVPAGAHPFFG is encoded by the coding sequence ATGGACAAAATCCGAGCTACTACGCAGCCCGACTACGTGGTATCACGTAGCGAGGCCTCGGTGCGTCCTTCCGCCGAGGGGCGCCTGCGCCGCAAGATCCTGCTGCTGGCGGTGGTGCCCCTGGTGATCGCCTGCATTTCCATCGCCCTGGCGATCCGCCAGCAGGGCGAGGCCCTGGCCCGGGAAGAGGCAGCCGCCGTGGCGCCGGTGCTCAACGCCATGAAGGAGGCCGAGCTCAAGCACTACATGGAGCTGGCCCGGGCCGCCATCGCGCCGATCTACGACAGCGGCCGCAACGATGCCGCCGCCCAGCAGCAGGTGAAGGACGTGCTGTCGCGCCTGGCCTTTGGCGTGGACGGCTACTTCTTCGTCTATGACCAGAACGGCAACAACCTGATGCACCCGCGCCAGCCCGAGCTGGTGGGGCGCAACCTGTGGGAGCTGCGCGATCCCAACGGCACCCCCACCATCCAGCGCCTGCTCGCCCGGGCCAAGGGCGGCGGCGGCTACGAGCCCTACCTGTGGGAGCGGCCCACCACCCGCCGCATGGAGCAAAAGCTCGGTTACGTGATTCCGCTCGAACGCTGGGGCTGGATGATCGGCACCGGCATCTACCTGGACGACGTGGACGAGGCGCTCAAGCGCATCCACCGCGAGTCGGTGCGCCAGATCGATACCAACCTGCAGGTGGTGGCGGCCATCGCCGTGGTGGCGGCGCTGCTGGTGGGCGTGGCCGGCCTGGCCCTCAACATCAGCGAGCACCGCCTGGCCGACGTCAAGCTGCGCACCCTGGCGCGTCAGGTGGTGTCGTCCCAGGAAGAAGAGCGGGCGCGGCTTTCCCGGGAACTGCACGACGGCGTCAGCCAGATGCTGGTGTCGGTGAAGTTCTTCCTCGAATCGGCGCGCAGCCGCCTCGCCCAGGGGCCGGAGCGGGCGGCGGAGGCGACGCCGCTGCTGGAGCGGGGCATCACCCGGCTGAATGAAATCCTTGGCGAGGTGCGGCGCATCTCCCACGCCCTGCGTCCGGCGCTGCTCGACGATCTGGGGTTGGCGGCGGCCCTCGACCACCTGGGCCGGGACTTCGCCGATCGAACCGGGCTGACGGTTTCCGTGTCGCACCGGGGCAGCGGAGGCGAGTTGCCCGAGGCGGTGGTGACGGCCCTGTTCCGTGTCGCCCAGGAAGCCTTGTCCAACGTGGAGCGCCATGCCGGGGCCACCTCGGTGAGCATCGAGACCACCCAGGACGCCCTGGGCCTGCGCCTGTCGATCCGCGATGACGGCCAGGGGTTCGACGTGGCCGGGGTCGAGCAGCACCCGCGCAGCGGCATCGGCCTGCGCAACATGCGCGAGCGCCTGGCTGCCCTGCGTGGCACCCTGTCGATCGAATCCGGGGCCAGCGGCACCGAATTGAGCGTGTTCGTCCCCGCCGGGGCCCATCCCTTTTTTGGTTGA
- the tkt gene encoding transketolase, protein MDAVQKANSGHPGMPMGMAEIAEVLWRRHLKHNPANPQWPDRDRFVLSNGHGSMLLYSLLHLTGYDVSIDDLKNFRQLHSKTPGHPEVGYTPGIETTTGPLGQGISNAVGLALAEKILAAEFNKPGHAVVDHYTYTFLGDGCLMEGVSHEACSLAGTLGLGKLIAFYDDNGISIDGHVEGWFTDDTPKRFEAYGWQVIPNVDGHNASAIEAALLQAQAEGNKPTLICCKTKIGMGSPNKADSHDVHGAPLGDAEIAATRAAIGWNHAPFEVPADVYAAWDGKKKGQAAEAQWNERFAAYAAAFPAEAAEFQRRMAGKLPANWQQVVDAYIADTAAKAENIATRKASQNAIAALVPNLPEVVGGSADLAGSNLTLWKAAKGVTRKDGGNYVYYGVREFGMTAIANGLALHGGLIPYTATFLVFSDYARNAIRMAALMKQRQIMVYTHDSIGLGEDGPTHQPVEHVPSLRLIPNLDVWRPADSTETAVAWANAVERHDGPSVLALSRQNLPNVTAGISAETIRRGGYVLSEAKGEAQVVLIATGSEIKLALDAQKALGEEGIAARVVSMPCVEAFERQDEAYRQQVLGSVPRRVAIEAAHTGLWHKYVGRCGAVVSIDHFGESAPAGKLFELFGFTVANVVKTVKEVLQ, encoded by the coding sequence ATGGATGCGGTGCAAAAAGCCAATTCCGGTCACCCGGGCATGCCCATGGGCATGGCCGAAATCGCTGAAGTCCTGTGGCGCCGGCACCTCAAGCACAACCCGGCCAATCCGCAATGGCCCGACCGGGACCGTTTCGTGCTCTCCAACGGTCACGGCTCCATGCTGCTCTACAGCCTGCTGCACCTGACCGGCTACGACGTCTCCATCGACGATCTGAAAAACTTCCGCCAGCTGCACAGCAAGACCCCGGGCCACCCGGAAGTGGGCTATACCCCGGGCATCGAGACCACCACCGGCCCCCTGGGTCAGGGCATCAGCAACGCCGTGGGCCTGGCCCTGGCGGAAAAGATCCTCGCCGCCGAGTTCAACAAACCCGGCCACGCCGTCGTCGATCACTACACCTACACCTTCCTCGGCGACGGCTGCCTCATGGAGGGCGTCTCCCACGAAGCCTGCTCCCTGGCTGGCACCCTGGGCCTGGGCAAGCTGATCGCCTTTTACGACGACAACGGCATCTCCATCGACGGCCACGTCGAAGGCTGGTTCACCGACGACACCCCGAAGCGCTTCGAAGCCTACGGCTGGCAGGTCATCCCCAATGTGGACGGCCACAACGCCAGCGCCATCGAGGCCGCCCTGCTGCAGGCCCAGGCCGAGGGCAACAAGCCCACCCTGATCTGCTGCAAGACCAAGATCGGCATGGGCTCCCCCAACAAGGCCGACAGCCACGACGTGCACGGCGCCCCCCTGGGCGATGCGGAAATCGCCGCTACCCGGGCCGCCATCGGCTGGAACCACGCTCCCTTTGAAGTCCCCGCCGACGTGTACGCCGCCTGGGATGGCAAGAAAAAAGGCCAGGCTGCCGAAGCCCAGTGGAACGAGCGTTTCGCCGCCTACGCTGCCGCCTTTCCGGCAGAAGCCGCCGAGTTCCAGCGCCGCATGGCTGGCAAGCTGCCCGCCAACTGGCAGCAGGTGGTGGATGCCTACATCGCCGACACCGCTGCCAAGGCCGAGAACATCGCCACCCGCAAGGCCAGCCAAAACGCCATCGCCGCCCTGGTGCCGAACCTGCCGGAAGTGGTGGGCGGCTCCGCCGACCTGGCCGGTTCCAACCTGACCCTGTGGAAGGCTGCCAAGGGCGTCACCCGCAAGGACGGCGGCAACTACGTCTATTACGGCGTGCGCGAATTCGGCATGACCGCCATCGCCAACGGTCTGGCCCTGCACGGCGGCCTGATTCCCTACACCGCCACCTTCCTGGTGTTCTCCGACTACGCCCGCAACGCCATCCGCATGGCGGCGCTGATGAAGCAGCGCCAGATCATGGTCTACACCCATGACTCCATCGGCCTGGGCGAGGACGGCCCGACCCACCAGCCGGTGGAACACGTGCCTTCCCTGCGCCTGATCCCCAATCTGGACGTGTGGCGCCCCGCCGACTCCACCGAGACCGCCGTGGCCTGGGCCAATGCCGTGGAACGCCATGACGGTCCTTCCGTCCTGGCCCTGTCCCGCCAGAACCTGCCCAATGTCACCGCCGGCATCAGCGCCGAGACCATCCGCCGCGGCGGCTACGTGCTGTCCGAGGCCAAGGGCGAAGCCCAGGTGGTGCTGATCGCCACCGGCTCCGAGATCAAGCTGGCCCTGGACGCCCAGAAGGCCCTGGGCGAAGAAGGCATCGCCGCCCGCGTCGTCTCCATGCCCTGCGTCGAAGCCTTCGAACGTCAGGACGAGGCCTACCGCCAGCAGGTGCTGGGCAGCGTCCCGCGCCGCGTCGCCATCGAAGCCGCCCACACGGGTCTATGGCACAAGTACGTGGGCCGTTGCGGCGCTGTAGTGAGCATCGACCACTTCGGCGAATCGGCCCCCGCCGGCAAGCTGTTCGAACTCTTCGGCTTCACCGTGGCCAACGTGGTGAAGACCGTTAAGGAAGTCCTGCAATAA
- a CDS encoding response regulator, which translates to MSEQAASIRVVIVDDHPLVRDGVRACLEASSHLRVVGEAGDAAAAERLILAERPDLALVDIGMRGESGIDLIARLRQQQVATRLVVLTMYDNPEYVAEAMRAGARGYVLKDAPSDEIFAAIDAVLAGGFYYSAGVIPLPGAGQSPSPQLTQREKEVLALIADGLGNKRIASALGLSVRTVETHRLNIKRKVGIEGTAALLKYAFSRDWAR; encoded by the coding sequence ATGAGTGAGCAAGCGGCAAGCATCCGTGTGGTGATCGTGGACGACCACCCCCTGGTGCGGGATGGGGTACGGGCCTGCCTGGAAGCCTCGTCCCACCTGCGCGTGGTGGGGGAGGCCGGCGATGCCGCGGCGGCGGAGCGCCTGATCCTGGCCGAGCGTCCCGACCTGGCCCTGGTGGATATCGGCATGCGCGGCGAAAGCGGCATCGACCTGATCGCCCGGCTACGCCAGCAGCAGGTCGCCACCCGGCTGGTGGTGCTGACCATGTACGACAACCCGGAATACGTGGCCGAGGCGATGCGCGCCGGTGCCCGGGGCTACGTGCTCAAGGACGCCCCCTCGGACGAGATCTTCGCTGCCATCGATGCGGTGCTGGCCGGCGGTTTTTATTACTCGGCCGGGGTGATCCCCTTGCCCGGGGCAGGGCAGTCGCCTTCGCCCCAACTGACCCAGCGGGAAAAGGAAGTGTTGGCCCTGATTGCCGACGGCCTTGGCAACAAGCGCATCGCCAGCGCCCTGGGCCTGAGCGTGCGTACGGTGGAAACCCATCGTCTCAACATCAAGCGCAAGGTCGGCATCGAGGGGACCGCCGCCCTGCTCAAGTACGCCTTCAGCCGGGACTGGGCGCGCTAA
- a CDS encoding phosphoglycerate kinase codes for MQFKKLTDLDLAGKRVFIRADLNVPQDETGRITDDTRIRASIPAIKLALEKGAAVMVTSHLGRPTEGEMKPEDSLAPIAHRLAELLDRKVKLIDNWVDGNFEVAPGEVVLLENCRVNKGEKKNSDELAQKMAKLCDVYVNDAFGTAHRAEATTHGIAKYAPVACAGPLLAAELDALGRALENPKRPLVAIVAGSKVSTKLTILKSLAEKVDQLIVGGGIANTFMVANDLPIGQSLAELDLVNEARNIMDVMDKRGASVPIPEDVVVANELSAHARGNRVDANDVAPDDMILDIGPKTSAKLAGIIAHAGTIVWNGPVGVFEFDQFGGGTKMLAAAIAHSPAFSIAGGGDTLAAISKYGIEKQIDYISTGGGAFLEFLEGKKLPAVEVLEQRANG; via the coding sequence ATGCAATTCAAGAAGCTCACCGACCTCGACCTCGCCGGCAAGCGCGTCTTCATCCGCGCCGACCTGAACGTCCCCCAGGATGAAACCGGCCGCATCACCGACGACACCCGCATCCGCGCCTCCATCCCGGCCATCAAGCTGGCCCTGGAAAAAGGCGCTGCGGTGATGGTCACCTCCCACCTGGGCCGTCCCACCGAAGGCGAAATGAAGCCGGAAGACTCCCTGGCCCCCATCGCCCACCGCCTGGCCGAGTTGCTCGACCGCAAGGTCAAGCTGATCGACAACTGGGTGGACGGTAACTTCGAGGTCGCCCCGGGCGAGGTGGTGTTGCTGGAAAACTGTCGCGTGAACAAGGGCGAGAAGAAGAACAGCGACGAGCTGGCCCAGAAGATGGCCAAGCTGTGCGACGTCTACGTGAACGACGCCTTCGGCACTGCTCACCGGGCCGAGGCCACCACCCACGGCATCGCCAAGTACGCCCCGGTGGCCTGTGCCGGCCCGCTGCTGGCTGCCGAGCTGGACGCCCTGGGCCGCGCCCTGGAAAACCCCAAGCGCCCGTTGGTGGCCATCGTCGCCGGCTCCAAGGTGTCCACCAAGCTGACCATCCTCAAGTCCCTGGCCGAAAAGGTGGACCAGCTGATCGTTGGCGGCGGCATCGCCAACACCTTCATGGTCGCCAACGATCTGCCCATCGGCCAATCCCTGGCCGAGCTGGACCTGGTGAACGAAGCCCGCAACATCATGGACGTCATGGACAAGCGCGGCGCCTCGGTGCCCATCCCCGAAGACGTGGTGGTGGCCAACGAACTGTCGGCCCACGCCCGCGGCAACCGGGTGGACGCCAACGACGTGGCGCCCGACGACATGATCCTGGACATCGGCCCCAAGACCTCCGCCAAGTTGGCCGGCATCATCGCCCACGCCGGCACCATCGTCTGGAACGGTCCGGTCGGCGTATTCGAATTCGACCAGTTCGGCGGCGGCACCAAGATGCTGGCGGCAGCCATCGCCCACTCCCCGGCCTTCTCCATCGCCGGCGGCGGCGACACCCTGGCGGCCATCTCCAAGTACGGCATCGAGAAGCAGATCGACTACATCTCCACCGGCGGCGGCGCCTTCCTGGAATTCCTCGAAGGCAAGAAGCTGCCGGCCGTGGAAGTGCTGGAGCAGCGCGCCAACGGCTGA
- a CDS encoding phosphoribulokinase — protein MSVKHPIIAVTGSSGSGTTTVRHTFERIFWRENVKAVLIDGDSYHRYTRAEMHQKIQEAETAGHRPPSHFGPDANLLAELEIFFREYAASGTGQMRHYVHDEADSLKWGQPLGTFTAWEDIPANTDLLFYEGLHGAVVTDTVDVARYPDLLIGVVPTINLEWIQKIHRDTRTRGYSLEAVTHTILRRMHDYVHTITPQFSRTHINFQRVPVVDTSNPFIARDIPSQDESFVIIRFANPRGVDFPYLLNMIADSFMSRPNTIVVPGGKMNLAMELILTPFVWRLMERRLGAG, from the coding sequence ATGTCGGTCAAGCACCCCATCATCGCCGTCACCGGATCCTCCGGGTCCGGCACGACCACGGTTCGCCACACCTTCGAGCGCATTTTCTGGCGCGAGAACGTCAAGGCCGTGCTGATCGACGGGGACAGCTACCACCGCTACACCCGGGCCGAAATGCATCAGAAGATCCAGGAGGCGGAGACCGCCGGTCACCGCCCCCCCTCCCATTTCGGCCCCGATGCCAACTTGCTGGCCGAACTGGAAATCTTCTTCCGCGAATACGCGGCCAGCGGCACCGGACAGATGCGCCACTACGTTCATGACGAAGCCGATTCGCTGAAGTGGGGCCAACCCCTGGGCACCTTCACCGCCTGGGAAGACATCCCGGCCAATACCGATCTGCTCTTCTACGAGGGGTTGCACGGCGCGGTGGTGACCGACACGGTGGACGTGGCGCGCTACCCGGACCTGCTCATCGGCGTAGTGCCGACCATCAACCTGGAATGGATCCAGAAGATCCACCGCGATACCCGCACCCGGGGCTATTCGCTGGAGGCGGTGACCCACACCATCCTGCGCCGCATGCACGACTATGTGCATACCATCACCCCCCAGTTCTCGCGCACCCACATCAATTTCCAGCGGGTGCCGGTGGTGGATACCTCCAACCCGTTCATTGCCCGGGATATCCCCAGCCAGGACGAGAGCTTCGTCATCATCCGCTTCGCCAATCCGCGCGGCGTCGACTTCCCCTACCTGCTCAACATGATCGCCGACAGCTTCATGAGCCGCCCCAACACCATCGTCGTGCCCGGGGGCAAGATGAACCTGGCCATGGAACTGATCCTCACCCCCTTCGTCTGGCGTCTCATGGAGCGCCGCCTCGGCGCCGGCTGA
- a CDS encoding class 1 fructose-bisphosphatase, whose translation MRRITLTRFLIEAQRQQGAQNSDLRLLIEVVARACKAISVAIGKGSLGGVLGDAGSDNVQGEAQKKLDVLSNEILLEANEWGGHLAGMASEEMELPHAIPTEYPKGEYLLLFDPLDGSSNIDVNISVGTIFSVLKCANAGCDLHDHDFMQKGTQQVAAGYTVYGPSTLLVLTLGNGVHCFTLDRELGSFVLTKENLSIPEDTREFAINMSNQRFWEKPVQRYVDELLQGKEGPRGKDFNMRWVASMVADVHRILTRGGLFMYPLDSKTVAQGGKLRLMYEANPMAFIVEQAGGAATTGRERILDLQPTGLHQRVPVVLGSKNEVERVTRYHLEGSQG comes from the coding sequence ATGCGCCGCATCACCCTCACCCGCTTCCTCATCGAAGCCCAACGCCAGCAAGGCGCCCAAAATAGCGACCTGCGCCTCCTCATCGAGGTGGTGGCGCGGGCCTGTAAAGCCATTTCGGTGGCCATCGGCAAGGGCAGCCTGGGCGGCGTCCTGGGCGATGCCGGCAGCGATAACGTGCAGGGCGAAGCGCAGAAGAAGCTCGACGTGCTGTCCAACGAAATCCTGCTCGAAGCCAACGAGTGGGGCGGCCACCTGGCCGGCATGGCCTCCGAGGAAATGGAACTGCCCCACGCCATCCCCACCGAATACCCCAAGGGCGAATACCTGCTGCTGTTCGATCCCCTCGACGGCTCCTCCAACATCGACGTCAACATTTCGGTGGGCACCATCTTCTCGGTGCTCAAGTGCGCCAACGCCGGCTGTGACCTGCACGACCACGACTTCATGCAGAAGGGCACCCAGCAGGTGGCCGCCGGTTACACGGTGTACGGGCCGTCGACCCTGTTGGTACTGACCCTGGGCAACGGCGTGCACTGCTTCACCCTGGACCGGGAACTGGGCTCCTTCGTGCTGACCAAGGAAAACCTGTCGATCCCCGAGGACACCCGCGAATTCGCCATCAACATGTCCAACCAGCGTTTCTGGGAAAAGCCCGTGCAGCGCTATGTGGACGAGCTGTTGCAGGGCAAGGAAGGCCCCCGCGGCAAGGACTTCAACATGCGTTGGGTCGCCTCGATGGTGGCCGACGTGCATCGCATCCTCACCCGGGGCGGCCTCTTCATGTACCCCTTGGACAGCAAGACCGTGGCCCAGGGCGGCAAGCTGCGCCTGATGTACGAAGCCAACCCGATGGCCTTCATCGTCGAGCAGGCCGGCGGCGCCGCCACCACGGGTCGCGAGCGCATCCTCGACCTGCAGCCCACCGGCCTGCACCAGCGGGTGCCGGTGGTGCTCGGTTCGAAGAACGAAGTGGAGCGGGTCACCCGCTACCACCTCGAAGGCAGCCAAGGCTAA
- a CDS encoding phage integrase N-terminal SAM-like domain-containing protein, which translates to MGFVVLLAREMGVSGVLAFLWHLACDQNVAASTHRQALAAWLFLYRDVLHVELSWLAWSGSRSPSG; encoded by the coding sequence GTGGGTTTTGTCGTTCTGCTAGCCCGGGAGATGGGGGTGAGCGGGGTGCTGGCATTTCTTTGGCATCTGGCTTGTGATCAAAACGTGGCCGCATCGACGCACCGGCAGGCTTTGGCGGCCTGGTTGTTCCTCTATCGTGACGTGCTGCATGTCGAGTTGTCCTGGCTGGCCTGGAGCGGCTCAAGAAGCCCAAGCGGGTAG
- a CDS encoding type I glyceraldehyde-3-phosphate dehydrogenase, with protein sequence MSGLPRPLRLAINGYGRIGRCFLRALYERGLADDLQVVVINEPANAESIAYLTRFDSTHGRFPAPVALEGETLIIDGRPIALTHATTPEGVDWRSLKIDLLVECSGQYSNRAGLARFLAAGCPRLLLSHPANSAADVDATVVYGLNHGRLTGDERLISNASCTTNAVVPVLDLLHRELGLEQVLLTTLHSVMNDQPLADGYHHDDLRRTRSAMQSMIPVSTGLARGVERLLPALAGRVLAKAIRVPTLNVSAIDLTVTLARDTTPAAVNDLLRQAAQGPWQGVLATSGDPHASIDFNHDPHSAIVDTSQTRAGGPRLINLFIWFDNEWGFSNRLLDTAVALAGAK encoded by the coding sequence GTGTCCGGCCTCCCCCGCCCCCTCCGCCTTGCCATCAACGGTTACGGCCGCATCGGCCGCTGCTTTCTGCGCGCCCTGTATGAACGCGGCCTGGCGGACGATCTCCAGGTCGTGGTCATCAATGAACCGGCCAACGCCGAGAGCATTGCCTACCTGACCCGCTTCGACTCCACCCACGGTCGCTTTCCTGCACCGGTGGCCCTGGAAGGCGAAACCCTGATCATCGACGGCCGGCCCATCGCCCTGACCCACGCCACGACGCCGGAAGGGGTGGACTGGCGCAGCCTGAAGATCGACCTGCTGGTGGAATGCTCGGGGCAGTACAGCAACCGGGCCGGCCTGGCGCGCTTCCTCGCCGCCGGCTGCCCCCGGCTGCTGCTCTCCCACCCCGCCAACAGTGCCGCCGACGTGGATGCGACGGTGGTCTATGGCCTCAACCACGGCCGCCTGACCGGGGATGAGCGGCTCATTTCGAACGCCTCGTGCACCACCAACGCGGTGGTGCCGGTGCTCGACCTGCTGCACCGGGAACTGGGGCTGGAGCAGGTGCTGCTCACCACCCTGCATTCGGTCATGAACGACCAGCCCCTGGCCGACGGTTACCACCACGATGATCTGCGCCGCACCCGCTCGGCCATGCAGTCGATGATCCCCGTATCCACCGGATTGGCCCGGGGCGTGGAGCGCCTCCTGCCGGCCCTGGCCGGCCGGGTCCTGGCCAAGGCGATTCGGGTGCCAACCCTCAACGTCTCGGCCATCGACCTCACCGTCACCCTGGCCAGGGACACCACCCCCGCAGCGGTTAACGATCTGCTGCGCCAGGCCGCTCAAGGCCCCTGGCAGGGCGTGCTTGCCACCTCCGGCGATCCCCATGCCTCCATCGACTTCAACCACGACCCCCATTCGGCCATCGTGGACACCAGCCAGACCCGGGCCGGTGGGCCGCGCCTGATCAACCTGTTCATCTGGTTCGACAACGAGTGGGGGTTCAGCAACCGGCTGCTCGATACCGCCGTGGCTCTGGCGGGCGCCAAGTAA